One window of the Cryptosporangium aurantiacum genome contains the following:
- a CDS encoding DMT family transporter: protein MGAWVWLASAIVAEVIATSALKASNGFTVLWASIVVVLGYGFSFVGLSQALKLGLGLGTAYAVWAGVGTGLIAIIGWVVFGDRLGIAAISGILLIVAGVVLVNLSGAGHTEAAAPPPVSPSER from the coding sequence GTGGGCGCATGGGTGTGGTTAGCGTCGGCCATCGTGGCGGAGGTGATCGCGACGAGTGCGCTCAAGGCGTCAAACGGCTTCACGGTCCTCTGGGCGAGCATCGTGGTCGTGCTCGGCTACGGGTTCTCGTTCGTCGGGCTCTCGCAGGCGCTGAAGCTCGGTCTCGGGCTCGGCACCGCGTACGCGGTCTGGGCGGGGGTGGGCACCGGGCTGATCGCGATCATCGGCTGGGTGGTGTTCGGCGACCGCCTGGGGATCGCGGCGATCAGCGGGATCCTGCTGATCGTGGCCGGTGTGGTGCTGGTCAACCTCAGCGGTGCGGGCCACACCGAGGCCGCGGCACCACCACCGGTCAGCCCGTCAGAGCGGTGA
- a CDS encoding alanyl-tRNA editing protein yields MPHTHRLDLTDPTLREWDATVLHVDPEQGIVLDRSAFYPGGGGQPPDHGTLLWGGTQTRIAGTRKGDDLYLIPAEGDPVPPVATAVRGALDDERRTLLMRTHSGLHVLCGVVFRDFGALVTGGNMEPGEARMDFNLTEVPPGFKQTLEEAVNVEVTADRPVEVKVLPREEAFAIPDIIRTATNLLPPDLAEVRVVDIVGLDAQADGGTHVASTKQIGRITVAKIENKGRGFRRVRLRLAD; encoded by the coding sequence ATGCCGCACACCCACCGACTCGACCTGACCGACCCGACGCTGCGCGAGTGGGACGCCACGGTGCTGCACGTCGATCCCGAGCAGGGCATCGTCCTCGACCGTTCGGCGTTCTACCCGGGCGGCGGCGGACAGCCGCCGGACCACGGAACCCTGCTCTGGGGCGGCACCCAGACCCGGATCGCCGGCACCCGCAAGGGCGACGACCTGTACTTGATCCCGGCCGAGGGTGACCCGGTCCCGCCGGTCGCGACGGCCGTCCGCGGTGCGCTGGACGACGAGCGCCGCACGCTGCTGATGCGGACGCACTCCGGCCTGCACGTCCTCTGCGGCGTGGTGTTCCGGGACTTCGGCGCGCTGGTGACCGGCGGCAACATGGAGCCGGGCGAGGCGCGGATGGACTTCAACCTGACCGAGGTGCCGCCCGGCTTCAAACAGACGCTGGAGGAGGCGGTCAACGTCGAGGTGACAGCCGACCGTCCGGTCGAGGTGAAGGTGCTCCCGCGCGAGGAGGCGTTCGCGATCCCGGACATCATCCGCACCGCGACGAACCTGCTGCCGCCGGATCTGGCCGAGGTCCGGGTCGTCGACATCGTCGGGCTGGACGCGCAGGCCGATGGCGGCACCCACGTCGCGTCGACGAAGCAGATCGGCCGGATCACCGTGGCGAAGATCGAGAACAAGGGACGGGGCTTCCGCCGCGTTCGGCTGCGCCTGGCCGACTGA
- a CDS encoding Lrp/AsnC family transcriptional regulator codes for MDELDSALLAHLQRDARQTNRQLAAAVGIAPSTCLERVRALRAAGVLTGFHAGVDLPALNRHVQALIAVQVRPLNREVIEGFKGYAAALPEVLSVYVVAGRDDFLIHVAVPDIDALHNFLMDRLSGRREVIGFNSSVIYQHTRNPVITPLP; via the coding sequence ATGGACGAATTGGATTCGGCGCTCCTCGCCCACCTGCAGCGAGATGCTCGGCAGACCAACCGCCAACTGGCCGCGGCGGTCGGGATCGCGCCGTCGACCTGCCTCGAGCGGGTACGCGCGCTGCGGGCCGCCGGTGTGCTGACCGGGTTCCACGCCGGGGTCGACCTGCCCGCGTTGAACCGGCACGTGCAGGCGCTGATCGCGGTGCAGGTCCGGCCGCTCAACCGCGAGGTGATCGAGGGGTTCAAGGGGTACGCGGCTGCGCTGCCCGAGGTGCTCTCGGTGTACGTGGTGGCCGGCCGCGACGACTTCCTGATCCACGTCGCGGTGCCGGACATCGACGCGCTGCACAACTTCCTGATGGACCGGCTGAGCGGACGGCGGGAGGTCATCGGCTTCAACAGCTCGGTGATCTACCAGCACACACGAAACCCGGTGATCACGCCGCTACCGTGA
- a CDS encoding Glu/Leu/Phe/Val dehydrogenase family protein, whose product MFTHEEVHVTAGRRSGLPITIAIHSTALGPGLGGCRLWTYADWRDGVEDALRLSTAMTAKTALAGLANGGGKTVVALPPGTRLDVDARRALLHDVGDAVETLGGRYGTGPDVGTGTDDMVTIGERTDHVFCRPAAHGGSGSSSPGTAAGVVAALRATVEHLDGSADPAGRTFGVIGLGSVGADVARRLAAAGAHLVVSDVRADARALADEWGARWVSPEEALTAEVDVLVPSALGGVLTPAVVPRLRCRAVVGPANNQLASPDVAGLLHEQGVLWGPDYVASAGGIVHAVAVEQYRETEAVVAARIDRIGDTMAEIYRTAAAANEPPARAAERLVAARLKVTAGTR is encoded by the coding sequence ATGTTCACTCACGAAGAAGTCCACGTCACGGCCGGGCGACGCTCCGGGCTGCCGATCACGATCGCCATCCACTCCACCGCGCTGGGACCCGGCCTCGGCGGCTGCCGGCTCTGGACGTACGCCGACTGGCGGGACGGCGTGGAGGACGCGCTGCGACTCTCCACCGCGATGACCGCGAAGACCGCGCTGGCCGGTCTCGCCAACGGCGGCGGCAAGACCGTGGTCGCGCTGCCGCCGGGCACCCGCCTGGACGTCGACGCCCGCCGCGCGCTGCTGCACGACGTCGGGGACGCCGTGGAGACGCTCGGTGGCCGGTACGGCACCGGGCCGGACGTGGGAACCGGAACCGACGACATGGTCACAATCGGCGAGCGCACCGACCACGTGTTCTGCCGCCCGGCCGCGCACGGCGGCAGCGGCAGTTCGTCGCCGGGCACCGCGGCCGGTGTGGTCGCGGCCCTTCGGGCCACGGTCGAGCACCTCGACGGGTCGGCCGATCCGGCCGGGCGCACGTTCGGTGTGATCGGCCTCGGTTCGGTCGGCGCGGACGTCGCCCGGCGGCTCGCCGCTGCCGGGGCTCACCTGGTCGTGTCCGACGTCCGGGCGGACGCCCGCGCGCTGGCCGATGAGTGGGGCGCGCGGTGGGTGTCGCCGGAGGAGGCGCTGACCGCCGAGGTCGACGTGCTGGTGCCGTCGGCGCTGGGTGGGGTGCTGACCCCTGCGGTGGTGCCACGCCTGCGGTGTCGCGCCGTGGTCGGGCCGGCGAACAACCAGCTGGCGTCCCCCGACGTCGCCGGGCTGCTGCACGAGCAGGGCGTCCTGTGGGGGCCGGACTACGTGGCGAGCGCCGGCGGCATCGTCCACGCGGTCGCGGTCGAGCAGTACCGGGAGACCGAGGCCGTCGTCGCCGCACGGATCGATCGGATCGGCGACACGATGGCCGAGATCTACCGCACCGCCGCAGCGGCGAACGAGCCCCCGGCGCGTGCCGCCGAGCGCCTGGTCGCCGCCCGTCTGAAGGTCACCGCAGGAACGCGCTGA
- a CDS encoding alpha/beta fold hydrolase, translating to MVAGSRVDWLATGSGDPVTVFAHGFGGGISDTRPLGSGVAGTRVFFAFRGHGGSAPLPADWTYETLADDLRQVADARHASRAVGTSLGAGALTRLVAAAPDRFERLVFFLPAVLDRPRPEDAKSRFAALAAALEAGDDEELARVVELEVPAVFTRSAAARGYVRQRVAALRAPGMAGALRRLPALTAVDSADALRAVAVPALVIGCVGDPLHPVGVAEALAGALPRATLHVYDEPGVLWNQRADLRRRISAFLR from the coding sequence CTGGTAGCCGGTTCGCGGGTCGACTGGCTGGCCACCGGCAGCGGCGACCCGGTCACCGTCTTCGCGCACGGCTTCGGCGGCGGTATCTCGGACACACGTCCGCTCGGGTCCGGTGTCGCCGGGACTCGGGTCTTCTTCGCGTTCCGCGGTCACGGCGGCTCGGCGCCGCTGCCGGCCGACTGGACCTACGAGACGCTCGCCGACGACCTGCGCCAGGTCGCGGACGCCCGGCACGCGAGCCGTGCGGTCGGGACCAGCCTCGGCGCAGGCGCGCTGACCCGGCTGGTCGCCGCGGCGCCCGACCGCTTCGAGCGCCTCGTGTTCTTCCTGCCCGCGGTGCTCGACCGGCCCCGTCCGGAGGACGCGAAGAGCCGGTTCGCCGCGCTCGCCGCCGCCCTGGAGGCGGGCGACGACGAGGAGTTGGCGCGGGTCGTCGAGCTCGAGGTTCCTGCGGTGTTCACTCGTAGTGCGGCGGCGCGGGGTTATGTGCGGCAGCGGGTGGCCGCGCTGCGCGCGCCCGGTATGGCGGGGGCCCTGCGCCGGCTGCCCGCGTTGACCGCCGTTGATTCCGCGGACGCTCTGCGTGCGGTGGCAGTGCCCGCGCTGGTGATCGGTTGTGTGGGCGACCCGCTCCACCCCGTCGGTGTGGCCGAGGCGCTCGCAGGCGCGCTGCCGCGCGCCACGCTCCACGTCTACGACGAGCCCGGCGTGCTCTGGAACCAGCGGGCCGACCTCCGCCGTCGGATCAGCGCGTTCCTGCGGTGA
- a CDS encoding DUF2516 family protein: protein MGGWVGQVIGVINVVVLVVSLGLEAWAFVHALLQKAEAFPAVETLQKGVWLALIGGTMLASLLFYAFGMLFAMIALIAALVYLLDVRPRIREISGGGSRW, encoded by the coding sequence GTGGGTGGATGGGTCGGCCAAGTCATCGGGGTCATCAATGTGGTGGTCCTGGTAGTCAGCCTCGGGCTCGAGGCCTGGGCGTTCGTGCATGCGCTGCTGCAGAAGGCGGAGGCATTCCCGGCCGTCGAAACGCTGCAGAAGGGCGTCTGGCTGGCGCTCATCGGCGGCACGATGCTCGCCTCGCTCCTCTTCTATGCGTTCGGCATGCTGTTCGCGATGATCGCGCTGATCGCGGCGCTGGTGTATCTGCTCGACGTCCGGCCGCGCATCCGCGAGATCAGCGGCGGCGGTAGCCGCTGGTAG
- a CDS encoding DUF4352 domain-containing protein — protein MAQPEAPGYYSGYGEPPQPPEQKRQVGLIVAAIVSVVVLIMIAAGVAAAVYVSNRGSSEDRVVADPTSSSPAATDTGETTTDSTAPTSGNGVIGKPVRQGDLLITVTGKPRCGVQSIGSGYSAQENQKGQYCLIDLKFENTGAKAVKPTDFGTKLVDENGGETSVDWGSYRANPDNQLPLFENIYPKKTATGVIAFDLPKDQTPATLLMNPVGDYDDEIKISLK, from the coding sequence ATGGCACAGCCCGAGGCGCCCGGCTACTACTCCGGCTACGGGGAGCCTCCGCAGCCACCCGAGCAGAAGCGTCAGGTCGGGTTGATCGTCGCCGCGATCGTCTCGGTCGTGGTGCTGATCATGATCGCCGCCGGCGTGGCCGCAGCGGTCTACGTCTCGAACCGCGGTTCGAGCGAAGACCGCGTCGTCGCCGACCCCACCTCCTCGAGCCCGGCGGCGACGGACACCGGCGAGACCACCACCGACTCCACCGCTCCGACCAGCGGCAACGGGGTGATCGGCAAGCCGGTCCGGCAGGGCGACCTGCTGATCACGGTGACCGGCAAGCCGCGGTGCGGCGTCCAGTCGATCGGCAGCGGCTACTCGGCCCAGGAGAACCAGAAGGGCCAGTACTGCCTGATCGACCTCAAGTTCGAGAACACCGGCGCCAAGGCGGTCAAGCCGACGGACTTCGGCACGAAGCTGGTCGACGAGAACGGCGGCGAGACCTCGGTCGACTGGGGCTCGTACCGGGCCAACCCCGACAACCAGCTCCCGCTGTTCGAGAACATCTACCCCAAGAAGACGGCAACCGGCGTCATCGCATTCGACCTGCCGAAAGACCAGACACCGGCCACTCTCCTGATGAATCCGGTCGGTGACTACGACGACGAAATCAAGATCTCGCTGAAGTAG
- a CDS encoding GGDEF domain-containing protein, with amino-acid sequence MGESTQYFDAPFSGGTIGYQPVADLFSGRVPAHEVSLIGSAYPPGAEQAALRLLDLAAGLPTAVHLPLHPDALLRDAGLPDRLAERCAATRRAPDTVTLLLAEQHCMTDVVSLRRRCAALRRHGFSIGIDDVGAFHGSLSVLAAIHPQVIKVHRTVVSALGEYPEASAVVEASVLFARKLGATLMATGVDTAASVSTLRSIGVGYGQGSYFGDPESHWSDVVGVPPLLADEQPVAAEAGSDAFEGQTLRELLRRAMSASVDASGDEIREVFGLDEDLLTVVLIDDAGQIAGVIPRGTFMLAASGPFGHALHARRSVLQHAVKPRLVAPDTPVAEAIRLVTSRSRSRVYDDLVVADHDGRCVGIVRVADLLTASQRNQVDAAISLDPLTELPSGKVVDETVRRRVREPGGVAISWIEIDRQSVIEAEGFLAGNALVVEAAAVLRRVASSTGRGNWLGHFGAGAFVLLTDRATADRTIRSLLDYRPEDRYGRPVDLTVGTLDCPPSAAGDPSGLSVRLAELMRHGHQLGGTAWVAATYEAPGVRVQYASRPVLSASAERHQA; translated from the coding sequence GTGGGGGAATCGACTCAGTATTTCGACGCACCGTTCTCCGGTGGGACGATCGGCTACCAGCCGGTCGCCGACTTGTTCAGCGGCCGCGTCCCGGCGCACGAGGTCTCCCTGATCGGGAGCGCCTACCCGCCGGGCGCCGAGCAGGCCGCCCTCCGACTCCTCGACCTCGCCGCCGGGCTGCCGACGGCGGTCCACCTCCCGCTGCACCCGGACGCTCTGCTGCGGGACGCCGGCTTACCCGACCGGCTGGCCGAGCGCTGCGCCGCGACCCGCCGCGCGCCCGACACCGTCACGCTCCTGCTCGCCGAACAACACTGCATGACCGACGTGGTGAGCCTGCGCCGCCGGTGCGCGGCACTACGTCGACACGGGTTCTCGATCGGCATCGACGATGTCGGTGCGTTCCACGGGTCGCTCTCCGTGCTCGCCGCGATCCACCCGCAGGTGATCAAGGTCCACCGGACCGTCGTCTCCGCGCTCGGCGAGTACCCCGAGGCGTCGGCGGTGGTCGAGGCGTCCGTGCTGTTCGCCCGCAAACTCGGAGCGACGCTGATGGCGACCGGCGTGGACACCGCTGCCTCGGTCTCGACGCTGCGCTCGATCGGAGTCGGCTACGGCCAGGGAAGCTACTTCGGCGACCCGGAGAGTCACTGGAGCGACGTCGTCGGAGTGCCGCCGTTGCTCGCCGACGAACAGCCGGTGGCTGCCGAGGCCGGCAGCGACGCGTTCGAGGGCCAGACGCTCCGGGAACTGCTGCGCCGCGCGATGTCCGCCTCCGTCGACGCGTCCGGCGACGAGATCCGCGAGGTGTTCGGCCTGGACGAGGACCTGCTGACCGTCGTCCTGATCGACGACGCGGGCCAGATCGCCGGCGTCATCCCGCGCGGCACGTTCATGCTGGCGGCCAGCGGGCCGTTCGGGCACGCGCTGCACGCCCGGCGCAGCGTCCTGCAGCACGCGGTGAAGCCGCGGCTGGTCGCGCCGGACACGCCGGTCGCCGAGGCGATCCGGCTGGTCACGTCGCGGTCCCGCAGCCGGGTGTACGACGACCTCGTGGTGGCCGACCACGACGGGCGGTGCGTCGGCATCGTCCGGGTCGCCGACCTGCTGACCGCCTCGCAGCGCAACCAGGTCGACGCCGCGATCTCGCTGGACCCGCTCACCGAGCTGCCCAGCGGCAAGGTCGTCGACGAGACCGTGCGCCGCCGCGTGCGCGAGCCCGGCGGGGTCGCGATCAGCTGGATCGAGATCGACCGGCAGTCGGTGATCGAGGCCGAAGGGTTCCTGGCAGGCAACGCGCTGGTCGTCGAGGCCGCTGCGGTGCTGCGCCGGGTCGCCTCCTCGACCGGGCGAGGCAACTGGCTGGGCCATTTCGGCGCCGGAGCGTTCGTTCTGCTGACCGACCGCGCCACCGCCGACCGGACGATCCGTTCGCTGCTCGACTACCGCCCCGAAGACCGGTACGGACGCCCGGTCGACCTCACGGTGGGGACGCTCGACTGTCCGCCGTCGGCGGCGGGCGACCCGTCCGGCCTGTCCGTCCGGCTCGCCGAGCTGATGCGCCACGGGCACCAGCTCGGCGGCACCGCCTGGGTGGCCGCGACGTACGAGGCGCCCGGCGTCCGGGTGCAGTACGCGAGCCGTCCGGTACTCAGCGCGAGCGCGGAGCGGCATCAGGCTTAA
- a CDS encoding DUF47 domain-containing protein, with protein MRFRLRPTETVFYDFFSQAADNLVKGADILGELSLPTPDFQSISDRLKEIEHANDEVTHELLRKLNSTFVTPFDREDIYRLGSLLDDVMDHMEGAGNLVYLYGLSQLPNLPREMHELIETLSRAAQLTASAMPRLQSLKDLESYWIEANRIENEGDHAYRMLLVRLFSGEYDALTVMKLKEVADELEAAADAFEHVANTVETIAVKES; from the coding sequence GTGCGCTTCCGGCTCCGCCCCACCGAGACCGTCTTTTACGACTTCTTCAGCCAGGCCGCCGACAACCTGGTGAAGGGGGCGGACATCCTCGGTGAGCTCAGCCTGCCCACCCCGGACTTCCAGTCGATCTCCGACCGGCTCAAGGAAATCGAGCACGCCAACGACGAGGTTACGCACGAACTGCTGCGGAAGCTGAACTCGACATTCGTGACGCCGTTCGACCGCGAGGACATCTACCGGCTGGGCTCGCTGCTCGACGACGTCATGGACCACATGGAGGGCGCCGGAAACCTGGTCTACCTCTACGGCCTCTCGCAACTGCCCAACCTGCCCCGGGAGATGCACGAGCTGATCGAGACGCTCAGCCGCGCGGCCCAGCTCACCGCGTCCGCGATGCCGCGCCTGCAGTCGCTCAAGGACCTCGAGTCGTACTGGATCGAGGCCAACCGGATCGAGAACGAGGGTGACCACGCGTACCGGATGCTGCTCGTCCGGCTGTTCAGCGGGGAGTACGACGCGCTGACCGTGATGAAGCTCAAGGAGGTGGCCGACGAGCTGGAGGCGGCCGCCGATGCGTTCGAGCACGTCGCGAACACGGTCGAGACGATCGCCGTCAAGGAGTCCTGA
- a CDS encoding inorganic phosphate transporter — MEILPVLAIIVIALAFDYTNGFHDAANAIATSVSTRALTPRAALIMAAVANFAGALLGTDVAKTVGEGIVSAPTGGEGLLLVFSALFGAIVWNLITWYFGLPSSSSHALIGGLVGAALSSDAIVKWAGVFDKVVIPMIFSPLVGFGLGYLLMLAILWAFRRAHPAKMSRGFRYAQTVSAGAMALGHGLQDAQKTMGVIVLALVVGGYQTGFEVPLWVVTVVALALAAGTYAGGWRIMRTLGRRIIHLDPPRGFAAETAGAAVLYTTAYVFHVPISTTHTITSSVMGVGATKRLSAVRWGVATNIVTAWVLTIPAAALVAAALESILHPLMF, encoded by the coding sequence GTGGAGATCCTCCCGGTCCTCGCGATCATCGTCATCGCGCTGGCGTTCGACTACACCAACGGTTTCCACGACGCAGCGAACGCGATCGCCACGTCGGTCTCCACCCGCGCGCTCACGCCGAGAGCCGCGCTGATCATGGCCGCGGTGGCCAACTTCGCCGGTGCGCTGCTCGGCACCGACGTCGCCAAGACCGTCGGCGAGGGCATCGTCTCGGCCCCGACCGGCGGCGAAGGCCTGCTGCTGGTGTTCAGCGCACTGTTCGGTGCGATCGTCTGGAACCTCATCACGTGGTACTTCGGGCTACCGTCGTCGTCCTCACACGCGCTGATCGGCGGCCTGGTAGGTGCGGCGCTCTCCTCCGACGCGATCGTCAAGTGGGCCGGCGTCTTCGACAAGGTCGTCATCCCGATGATCTTCTCGCCGCTCGTCGGCTTCGGCCTCGGATACCTTCTGATGCTCGCGATCCTCTGGGCGTTCCGGCGGGCGCACCCGGCGAAGATGAGCCGGGGCTTCCGGTACGCCCAGACCGTCTCGGCCGGCGCGATGGCGCTCGGGCACGGCCTGCAGGATGCCCAGAAGACGATGGGCGTGATCGTCCTGGCGCTGGTCGTCGGCGGATACCAGACGGGTTTCGAGGTGCCGCTCTGGGTGGTCACCGTGGTCGCGTTGGCACTCGCGGCCGGGACGTACGCCGGTGGGTGGCGGATCATGCGGACGCTCGGCCGCCGGATCATCCACCTCGACCCGCCTCGCGGTTTCGCCGCCGAGACGGCCGGCGCGGCCGTGCTCTACACGACTGCGTACGTGTTCCACGTGCCGATCTCGACGACGCACACGATCACCTCGTCGGTGATGGGTGTCGGGGCGACGAAGCGGCTGTCGGCGGTGCGGTGGGGTGTTGCGACGAACATCGTCACGGCCTGGGTGCTGACGATTCCCGCCGCGGCGCTGGTGGCCGCCGCCCTCGAATCGATCCTCCACCCTCTGATGTTCTGA
- a CDS encoding Uma2 family endonuclease, giving the protein MIALPYDWHQPPSGVWTLRDVERLPEGSRVEVIDGALTVNPSPLPIHQRISRRLANAIERQLPPRWQVEIEIDVLLNLEPLDYVAPDVVVFGADVPLTTRPIPAEQFALVVEVVSPGSRRRDRGSKPLIYAHAGVPYYWRIEGEPVGAKGPTVHVFSEPGDDGYRDEQAYTGRLRTRSPFPIELDLDELERSKDKRS; this is encoded by the coding sequence ATGATCGCGCTGCCGTATGACTGGCACCAGCCACCGTCCGGTGTCTGGACCCTGCGTGATGTCGAGCGCCTCCCCGAAGGCTCCCGGGTCGAGGTCATCGATGGAGCCTTGACCGTGAATCCGAGCCCCCTCCCGATTCACCAGCGGATCAGTCGTCGGCTGGCGAATGCGATCGAGCGCCAGCTTCCGCCCCGATGGCAAGTCGAGATCGAAATCGATGTCCTGCTCAACCTGGAGCCGCTGGACTACGTCGCTCCCGACGTGGTGGTGTTCGGCGCCGACGTGCCGTTGACGACCCGACCCATCCCGGCCGAACAGTTCGCGCTCGTCGTCGAAGTGGTGTCGCCCGGCTCCCGGCGTCGAGACCGCGGAAGCAAGCCGCTCATTTATGCCCACGCCGGCGTGCCCTATTACTGGCGGATCGAGGGCGAGCCGGTCGGCGCCAAGGGGCCGACGGTGCACGTGTTCAGCGAGCCGGGCGACGACGGATACCGCGACGAGCAGGCCTACACCGGGCGGTTGCGCACACGCTCGCCGTTCCCGATCGAGCTCGATCTGGACGAGTTGGAGCGGTCGAAGGACAAGCGCTCCTAG
- the phoU gene encoding phosphate signaling complex protein PhoU, whose protein sequence is MREGFHGQLDAIRGALADMTDMAAAAMERATVALLGADLVVAEDVAAQAGRLEAARRAVEDQTYEVLALQQPVASDLRTMVMAIKVGGDIHRMGSLANHVAKVAVRRHPAYAVPDELFPLIRRMGEVATRMAQSAGAVLHSTDAADAGRLAIDDDAMDGLRRTLFRMLLDNWPYGVESAIDVALLGRYYERFADHAVSIADGVVYLVTGELPRERDEKLS, encoded by the coding sequence GTGCGCGAGGGATTTCACGGCCAGCTGGACGCGATCCGCGGAGCGCTGGCCGATATGACGGACATGGCCGCGGCCGCGATGGAACGGGCGACCGTCGCGCTGCTCGGTGCCGACCTCGTGGTCGCCGAAGACGTGGCGGCGCAGGCCGGGCGGCTCGAGGCCGCGCGCCGCGCGGTGGAGGACCAGACGTACGAGGTGCTGGCTCTGCAGCAGCCGGTGGCCAGTGATCTGCGCACGATGGTGATGGCGATCAAGGTCGGCGGTGACATCCACCGGATGGGGTCGTTGGCCAACCACGTCGCGAAGGTGGCCGTGCGGCGGCACCCCGCGTACGCCGTGCCGGACGAGTTGTTCCCGCTGATCCGGCGGATGGGCGAGGTCGCGACCCGGATGGCACAGAGCGCCGGTGCGGTGCTGCACTCCACGGACGCTGCGGACGCCGGACGGCTCGCAATCGACGACGATGCGATGGACGGCCTGCGCCGGACGCTGTTCCGGATGCTGCTCGACAACTGGCCGTACGGCGTCGAGTCGGCGATCGACGTGGCGCTGCTGGGGCGGTATTACGAGCGGTTCGCCGACCACGCGGTCTCGATCGCCGACGGCGTCGTCTACCTGGTCACCGGCGAGCTCCCCCGAGAACGCGACGAAAAACTCAGCTAG
- the phoU gene encoding phosphate signaling complex protein PhoU, whose protein sequence is MRDEFRNALAAAEDTLAELADGAAAAIERATVALLEADLTAAKTALEQNQALRTRLAELESNAYHLLALQAPVASDLRVLVTVVRLGANIERMGSLAAHVAETAERRHPASVVPDSLAPVFRQMGEVAREMAVDAAAALRSRDTEDAARLASKDDTVDRLRLDLFRQIAGDWPHGAEAAADAALLGRYYERFADHAVAIADAVVYLVTGVAAEA, encoded by the coding sequence GTGCGGGATGAATTCCGTAATGCCTTGGCGGCGGCCGAGGACACCCTCGCGGAGCTGGCCGACGGTGCTGCGGCGGCGATCGAGCGCGCCACCGTGGCGCTGCTCGAGGCCGACCTGACCGCGGCCAAGACCGCTCTGGAGCAGAACCAGGCGTTACGGACGCGCCTGGCCGAGCTCGAAAGCAACGCCTACCACCTGCTGGCACTGCAGGCACCGGTGGCGTCCGACCTGCGGGTGCTGGTGACGGTCGTCCGGCTCGGGGCCAACATCGAGCGGATGGGTTCGCTGGCCGCGCACGTCGCCGAGACCGCCGAGCGGCGGCACCCCGCGTCGGTCGTCCCGGACTCGCTCGCGCCGGTCTTCCGGCAGATGGGTGAGGTCGCCCGGGAGATGGCGGTCGACGCGGCGGCGGCGCTGCGTTCGCGGGACACCGAGGACGCGGCTCGCCTGGCGAGCAAGGACGACACCGTCGACCGGTTGCGTCTGGACCTGTTCCGCCAGATCGCCGGCGACTGGCCGCACGGCGCCGAGGCTGCCGCCGACGCCGCGCTGCTCGGGCGATACTACGAGCGGTTCGCCGACCACGCGGTCGCGATCGCCGACGCGGTGGTGTACCTCGTCACCGGCGTGGCCGCCGAGGCCTGA
- the pstB gene encoding phosphate ABC transporter ATP-binding protein PstB yields the protein MSKAIEVKDVNIYYGSFLAVEGVSMSIEPRSVTAFIGPSGCGKSTVLRTLNRMHEVIPGARVEGKVLLEGEDIYASSVDPVNVRRTIGMVFQRPNPFPTMSIYDNVIAGLKLQGRQKKSVLDDTVEKSLKGANLWNEVKDRLKKPGAGLSGGQQQRLCIARAIAVEPEVLLMDEPCSALDPISTLAIEDLIQQLKTDYTIVIVTHNMQQAARVSERTGFFNLSAVGKPGKLVEMDDTQKIFTNPTDKRTEDYITGRFG from the coding sequence ATGTCCAAGGCGATCGAAGTCAAAGACGTCAACATCTACTACGGCAGCTTCCTCGCGGTCGAGGGCGTGTCGATGTCGATCGAGCCGCGCTCGGTCACCGCGTTCATCGGCCCGTCCGGCTGCGGTAAGTCCACCGTGCTGCGCACGCTCAACCGGATGCACGAGGTCATCCCGGGTGCGCGGGTCGAGGGCAAGGTGCTGCTGGAGGGCGAGGACATCTACGCTTCCTCGGTCGACCCGGTGAACGTCCGCCGCACGATCGGCATGGTGTTCCAGCGCCCGAACCCGTTCCCGACGATGTCGATTTACGACAACGTCATCGCGGGCCTGAAGCTCCAGGGCCGGCAGAAGAAGAGCGTCCTGGACGACACCGTGGAGAAGTCGCTCAAGGGCGCGAACCTCTGGAACGAGGTCAAGGACCGGCTGAAGAAGCCCGGTGCCGGCCTCTCCGGTGGTCAGCAGCAGCGGCTCTGCATCGCCCGCGCGATCGCGGTCGAGCCGGAGGTCCTGCTGATGGACGAGCCGTGCTCGGCGCTGGACCCGATCTCGACGCTGGCCATCGAGGACCTGATCCAGCAGCTCAAGACCGACTACACGATCGTGATCGTCACGCACAACATGCAGCAGGCCGCGCGTGTCAGCGAGCGGACCGGCTTCTTCAACCTCTCCGCCGTCGGCAAGCCCGGCAAGCTCGTGGAGATGGACGACACCCAGAAGATCTTCACCAACCCCACCGACAAGCGCACCGAGGACTACATCACGGGTCGCTTCGGCTGA